A genome region from Erigeron canadensis isolate Cc75 chromosome 3, C_canadensis_v1, whole genome shotgun sequence includes the following:
- the LOC122591200 gene encoding succinate-semialdehyde dehydrogenase, mitochondrial, with the protein MIRTMFARTLFNRTTTSLHLHHSLRCSYSRKMSTETESVVAGIKKAGLFQTKGFIGGKWIDAYDGKTIEVNNPARGDVITSVACMGERETQDAISSAYDAFGHWSKLTAADRSNRLRNWYNSLIEHKEELGQLITLEQGKPLKEAIGEVVYAASFIEFFAEEAKRVYGDIIPSTLPDRRLFVLKQPVGVVGAITPWNFPLAMIARKVGPALACGCTIVIKPSELTPLTALAAAELAHQSGIPPGVLNVVMGDAAKIGTSLVESPQVRKITFTGSTAVGKKLMAGSAETVKKVSLELGGNAPCIIFDDADLEVALKGTLATKFRNTGQTCVCANRVLVQEGIYEKFTSAFSNAVQNLKVGDGFSEGVVQGPLINEAAVLKVESFVQDAVSKGAKVLLGGKRHSLGFTFYEPTVIGDVKNEMLIARQEVFGPVAPVIRFKTEEEAIQIANDTNAGLAAYIFTNSIKRSWRVSEALEYGIVGVNEGLVSTEVAPFGGFKQSGLGREGSKYGLDDYLEIKYVCMGNMA; encoded by the exons ATGATAAGAACGATGTTCGCTCGCACATTATTCAATCGTACCACCACtagtcttcatcttcatcactcGTTACGTTGCTCCTATAGTCGCAAG atgaGTACGGAAACAGAGAGTGTAGTGGCTGGGATAAAGAAAGCAGGATTGTTTCAAACGAAAGGTTTTATTGGTGGCAAATGGATTGATGCTTATGATGGCAAGACtattgag GTTAACAATCCTGCCAGGGGTGATGTTATAACTTCTGTTGCATGCATGGGAGAGAGGGAAACACAAGATGCTATTTCTTCAGCTTATGATGCTTTTGGCC ATTGGAGTAAGTTAACTGCTGCTGATAGAAGTAATCGCCTACGTAATTG GTATAACTCGCTGATTGAACATAAAGAAGAGCTTGGACAACTCATAACTTTGGAGCAAGGAAAGCCTCTAAAAGAAGCCATTGGGGAG GTTGTATATGCGGCTAGTTTCATTGAGTTCTTTGCAGAAGAGGCAAAACGTGTTTATGGTGATATCATTCCGTCAACTCTTCCTGATCGCCGTCTTTTTGTACTAAAGCAG CCTGTTGGTGTGGTTGGTGCAATCACTCCATGGAATTTCCCCTTAGCAATGATTGCTCGGAAG GTTGGTCCTGCTCTTGCCTGTGGCTGTACTATTGTTATTAAGCCCTCCGAGCTCACACCATTGACTGCCCTAGCAGCAGCTGAGCTTGCACATCAATCTGGAATCCCACCG GGTGTCTTGAATGTGGTCATGGGAGATGCTGCTAAAATCGGAACATCTCTAGTTGAGAGCCCACAG gTAAGGAAGATAACCTTTACTGGCTCAACAGCAGTTGGAAAGAAATTGATGGCGGGTTCTGCTGAGACCGTCAAAAAG GTATCTCTTGAACTTGGTGGTAATGCACCTTGCATAATCTTCGATGATGCAGACTTGGAAGTGGCACTTAAAGGGACC TTGGCAACCAAATTTCGTAACACTGGACAAACATGTGTATGTGCAAATAGAGTCCTTGTGCAAGAAG GCATATATGAGAAGTTTACAAGTGCCTTTTCAAATGCTGTTCAGAACCTTAAAGTTGGCGATGGTTTTAGTGAAGGGGTTGTTCAG GGTCCACTTATCAATGAGGCTGCTGTACTGAAG GTTGAGTCATTTGTGCAAGATGCTGTCTCGAAG GGAGCAAAAGTTCTTCTCGGTGGTAAGAGACATAGCTTAGGCTTTACTTTTTATGAGCCTACAGTTATTGGTGATGTCAAGAACGAGATGCTTATAGCAAG GCAGGAAGTTTTTGGACCCGTTGCACCAGTTATACGTTTTAAAACGGAAGAAGAAGCTATACAAATTGCTAACGACACCAATGCAG GATTAGCTGCTTACATATTCACAAACAGTATTAAGCGTTCGTGGCGTGTGTCTGAGGCTCTTGAATATGGTATTGTTGGAGTTAATGAGGGATTGGTTTCTACAGAG GTGGCTCCATTTGGAGGTTTTAAGCAGTCTGGCTTAGGAAGGGAAGGTTCCAAATACGGGTTGGATGATTATCTTGAG ATCAAGTATGTTTGTATGGGAAACATGGCATGA
- the LOC122591199 gene encoding pentatricopeptide repeat-containing protein At3g24000, mitochondrial, producing MLSLGMHRACIKANRFVYADALRGCIRSSFVRRGMHQSPVLSGFLEKGFSDVMNESVGKSLHGFYIKNMGCSSVFHTNTLINMYSKFGEVDKAWYLFSEMPHTNEVTWNTMISALVRACLCSDAIVLFGQMRGQGFETSGFVIASLLTGCTASRVLMHQGFQIHGLILKNGLLCNVYATTALLNFYAAYGFHSSAHSLFDEMPEKNVVSWTSLMVGYSDDGNPLEVLNLYQQMRCEDVDCNHNTFTTVITSCGLLEDETLGVKVLGHVIKCGYENDLSVANSLISMFGNLGRVVDACYIFNQMNLRDTISWNSMISAYARNYSHEDSFRCFNLMRHVHENLDPITLSALLSVCGSMDNYHWGAAVHGLVQKLGLDLNLSISNTLLGMYSESGRSKDMAQLFEEMPRKDLISWNSLMAGHVQEGKYLDALKGFVKLLQRQRTGNHVSFASALTACSDPECREYATILHALVLTCGLQHNLIVGNAIVTMYGKHRMMWKAERVFERMPERDLVTWNTLIGGYAECEEPNQAIKVFKLMRKQNEPPNYITLVHVLGSCFAPSYLLSHGMPLHAYIILSGFDSDDYIKNSLITMYGKCNDLKSSTHIFDGIVNKDYVAWNAVVAANAHHGHGEEALKRFSEMRRSGVQLDHFSFSGALAAAANLSTLEEGQQLHGLIIKFGFDSYQYVKTPLVDMYGKCGEINDVLKMLPEPIIRPRVLWNILISAFSRLGSFHEAREAFHEMLNTGLKPDHVTFVSLLSACSHGGLVDEGLAYYSLMTTKFGVPVGIEHCVCIIDLLGRSGRLSEAEDFIKKMPIPPNDFVWRSLLAACRIHGNLELGKQAADHLLQSNPSDDSAFVLYSNVCATTGKWEAVHNVREEMEFSNIKKKPACSWINIKRKVSSFAIGDKSHPYSDKIYAKLDELRKKVKEAGYVPDLSFSLQDVDEEQKEDHLWKHSERLALAYGLMNTPEGSSLQIFKNLRVCGDCHLVFKFISNITRRKFILRDPFRFHHFSDGKCSCGDYW from the coding sequence ATGCTGTCTCTCGGTATGCACCGAGCTTGTATCAAAGCTAATCGTTTTGTTTACGCGGATGCTCTGAGGGGATGTATTAGGTCGAGTTTTGTGCGTCGTGGGATGCATCAAAGTCCGGTTTTATCGGGTTTTTTAGAAAAGGGTTTTTCGGATGTAATGAATGAGAGTGTTGGAAAATCGTTACATGGGTTTTACATAAAGAATATGGGTTGTTCAAGTGTGTTCCATACGAATACGTTGATAAATATGTATTCAAAGTTTGGGGAAGTTGACAAAGCTTGGTACTTGTTTAGTGAAATGCCTCATACAAATGAAGTTACATGGAATACAATGATATCGGCTTTAGTTAGAGCTTGTTTGTGTTCAGATGCTATTGTTTTGTTTGGTCAAATGCGTGGTCAAGGATTTGAAACGAGTGGGTTCGTTATCGCTAGTTTGTTAACTGGTTGCACTGCGTCACGGGTTTTGATGCATCAAGGATTTCAGATTCATGGTCTAATTTTGAAAAACGGTTTATTGTGTAATGTATATGCAACAACTGCACTTCTAAACTTTTATGCTGCATATGGGTTTCATTCTAGTGCGCATAGTCTTTTTGACGAGATGCCCGAAAAGAATGTTGTGTCATGGACTTCATTGATGGTTGGTTACTCTGACGATGGGAATCCGTTGGAGGTTCTAAACTTGTATCAACAGATGAGGTGTGAAGATGTCGATTGTAATCATAACACGTTCACAACTGTGATTACGTCCTGTGGGTTGCTAGAAGATGAAACATTGGGAGTTAAAGTTCTTGGACATGTCATAAAGTGTGGATACGAAAATGATCTTTCAGTAGCTAACTCGCTCATATCCATGTTTGGTAATTTGGGAAGGGTGGTTGACGCCTGCTATATTTTCAATCAAATGAATTTACGGGACACTATTTCATGGAATTCTATGATTTCTGCATATGCGCGTAACTACTCTCACGAGGACTCATTCCGTTGCTTTAACTTGATGCGTCATGTCCATGAGAACCTGGACCCGATCACACTATCTGCATTGTTATCGGTGTGTGGTTCCATGGATAATTACCATTGGGGAGCTGCAGTTCATGGTTTAGTGCAAAAGCTCGGGTTAGATTTAAACTTATCCATAAGTAATACTCTTTTGGGTATGTATTCGGAAAGCGGAAGATCCAAGGACATGGCACAATTGTTTGAAGAGATGCCACGGAAGGATCTAATTTCATGGAATTCACTAATGGCTGGCCATGTTCAGGAAGGGAAGTACCTGGATGCTCTGAAAGGATTCGTTAAATTGCTTCAGAGGCAAAGAACTGGAAATCATGTTTCTTTTGCTAGTGCCTTGACTGCTTGTTCAGACCCAGAATGTCGGGAATATGCCACGATTCTTCATGCGCTTGTACTCACATGTGGCCTCCAACACAACTTGATTGTTGGAAACGCAATAGTCACCATGTACGGAAAACATAGAATGATGTGGAAAGCCGAACGGGTCTTTGAAAGGATGCCTGAGCGGGACCTGGTTACTTGGAACACTCTCATTGGAGGATATGCAGAGTGTGAAGAACCAAACCAGGCAATAAAAGTATTCAAGTTGATGAGAAAACAAAATGAACCACCAAACTACATTACCTTGGTTCATGTCCTTGGTTCTTGTTTCGCTCCAAGTTACCTTCTCAGCCATGGGATGCCGTTACATGCGTATATTATTCTTAGTGGTTTTGATTCAgatgattatataaaaaattcgCTCATTACAATGTATGGAAAATGTAATGATCTCAAGTCAAGTACGCATATCTTTGATGGAATTGTTAACAAGGATTATGTTGCGTGGAATGCCGTGGTTGCTGCTAATGCTCACCATGGCCATGGAGAAGAGGCATTGAAAAGGTTCTCAGAGATGAGAAGAAGTGGAGTACAGTTGGATCATTTTAGCTTTTCTGGAGCTCTTGCTGCTGCAGCTAACTTGTCTACTCTTGAAGAAGGTCAACAGCTTCATGGTTTGATCATTAAATTTGGCTTTGACTCGTATCAATATGTAAAAACACCTTTAGTTGATATGTATGGAAAGTGTGGCGAGATCAATGACGTGTTGAAAATGCTTCCAGAACCAATTATCCGACCACGTGTATTGTGGAACATACTGATTTCAGCTTTTTCTAGACTAGGATCTTTTCACGAAGCCCGTGAAGCTTTTCATGAAATGCTGAACACTGGATTAAAGCCCGATCATGTCACCTTTGTTTCTCTTTTATCAGCATGTAGTCATGGAGGTTTAGTAGATGAGGGTCTTGCATACTACTCTTTAATGACAACAAAGTTTGGAGTCCCTGTTGGTATTGAGCACTGTGTTTGCATAATTGATCTTCTTGGACGATCAGGCAGGCTTTCCGAGGCCGAAGATTTTATCAAGAAAATGCCAATCCCACCAAATGACTTTGTCTGGCGGAGCTTGCTAGCAGCATGTCGGATCCATGGAAATTTAGAACTAGGAAAGCAAGCTGCAGACCATCTTCTCCAATCAAACCCTTCAGATGACTCTGCTTTCGTTTTATACTCAAACGTCTGTGCAACAACTGGAAAGTGGGAGGCAGTTCATAATGTAAGAGAGGAAATGGAATTTAGTAATATTAAGAAGAAACCCGCGTGCAGTTGGATCAATATCAAAAGAAAGGTCAGCTCTTTTGCTATAGGGGACAAATCCCACCCTTATAGTGATAAGATATATGCCAAGCTAGATGAGCTCAGGAAGAAGGTTAAAGAAGCTGGTTATGTTCCGGATTTGAGTTTTTCGTTGCAAGACGTTGATGAAGAACAGAAAGAGGATCACTTATGGAAACACAGTGAGCGTTTAGCACTTGCATATGGATTAATGAATACCCCTGAAGGTTCATCTCTGCAGATATTTAAGAACCTTCGTGTTTGTGGTGATTGCCATTTGGTGTTCAAGTTCATAAGCAACATTACCAGGCGAAAATTTATATTGAGAGATCCTTTTAGGTTTCACCATTTTAGTGATGGGAAATGTTCTTGCGGTGACTATTGGTAG
- the LOC122593362 gene encoding UPF0678 fatty acid-binding protein-like protein At1g79260 yields MAGDGGEAKKAAAAAVHPAIEPLSYLLGTWRGEGEGGFPTISSFKYGEQLNFTHPGNKPVIAYSQKTWKLNSGEPMHSESGYWRPKPDGTIEVVIAQSTGLVEVQKGTYDAEKKIIKLESELVGNASKVKEISRVFTLANEELSYVVEMATNLTSRQPHLKASLKKL; encoded by the exons ATGGCCGGCGACGGAGGAGAAGCAAAGaaggcggcggcggcggcggtgcaTCCGGCAATAGAGCCACTGTCATATCTGCTTGGAACATGGAGAGGTGAAGGTGAAGGTGGTTTCCCAACTATTTCTTCTTTCAAGTACGGCGAACAACTCAACTTCACTCACCCTGGTAACAag CCTGTAATAGCTTATTCACAAAAGACTTGGAAATTGAATTCTGGAGAGCCCATGCATTCCGAGAGCGGCTATTGGAGGCCAAAGCCTGATGGAACTATTGAGGTTGTCATTGCACAGAGCACTGGTCTTGTCGAGGTTCAG AAAGGAACATATGATGCAGAAAAGAAAATCATCAAGCTTGAAAGTGAGCTTGTAGGTAATGCTTCAAAG GTTAAAGAGATCTCTCGAGTTTTTACTTTGGCTAATGAAGAGCTGTCGTATGTGGTTGAGATGGCCACTAATCTCACCAGTCGTCAGCCACATCTGAAAGCGTCACTTAAAAAGCTCTAA